From one Alicyclobacillus acidocaldarius subsp. acidocaldarius Tc-4-1 genomic stretch:
- a CDS encoding phospholipase D-like domain-containing protein — protein MRVNKGRLRLRLTATLAPALLFLTACGPANVAPQNAVNSAPAHGKSTGAAPSKGVASIAASASQFTWIGEPGAGSAPWVKAISRARQRVDYNVYLLTDENIANALKQAAARGVAVRVILDSHPYDFPDAVSKELAMFRGSKVQVKTWSPSATSYDHAKYLVVDGRVAIVGSANATYSALDGGANLEDNVEIDGGILPADLDALFQADWSGRPRPSLPPALIVSPGSAEALANQIRQPGPVMMAEEELYDAPDVMAAMEAKGRQLELLLPSSIDSEEMANARMLANHGVQVRLLSSPYVHAKLIAGTEAVFVGSENLSANSLNDNREVGMVVTQPLVRAQAEAWFSHYWQKAQPLSSASGTSDTWTSGSGKSASSGRTYPYLPLGISESEARAKWGPPSSISSTTYHGRPETVWTYPNGARLYFQDGKLVHVSR, from the coding sequence ATGCGCGTGAACAAAGGTCGGCTTCGGCTCAGGCTGACCGCCACGCTGGCACCCGCCCTGCTTTTCTTGACGGCGTGCGGCCCGGCAAACGTCGCGCCCCAAAACGCGGTGAACAGCGCACCTGCCCATGGCAAGTCGACAGGCGCCGCGCCCTCGAAAGGCGTCGCTTCCATCGCGGCGTCCGCCAGCCAATTCACCTGGATTGGGGAGCCCGGGGCCGGATCGGCGCCGTGGGTGAAGGCGATTAGTCGGGCGCGCCAGCGCGTGGATTACAACGTCTATCTGCTCACCGACGAAAACATCGCCAACGCGCTCAAGCAGGCCGCCGCGCGCGGCGTGGCGGTGCGCGTCATCCTGGACAGCCACCCCTACGACTTCCCGGACGCTGTCTCGAAGGAACTCGCGATGTTCCGCGGCTCGAAGGTGCAGGTGAAGACGTGGTCGCCCTCCGCGACGAGCTACGATCACGCCAAGTACCTGGTCGTGGACGGGCGCGTCGCCATTGTCGGCTCGGCCAACGCCACGTATTCGGCTCTCGATGGCGGCGCCAACCTCGAGGACAACGTCGAGATCGACGGCGGCATCCTCCCAGCCGATCTCGACGCCCTGTTCCAGGCGGACTGGTCGGGCCGCCCACGGCCGAGCCTCCCGCCCGCGCTCATTGTGTCGCCGGGATCGGCTGAGGCGCTCGCCAATCAGATCCGCCAGCCCGGCCCGGTCATGATGGCCGAGGAGGAGCTGTACGACGCCCCGGACGTCATGGCAGCCATGGAGGCGAAAGGCCGCCAGCTCGAGCTCTTGCTCCCGTCCTCCATCGACAGCGAGGAGATGGCGAACGCGCGCATGCTCGCGAACCACGGCGTGCAGGTGCGCCTTCTGTCGTCGCCTTACGTGCACGCGAAACTCATTGCGGGCACGGAGGCCGTCTTCGTCGGCAGCGAGAACCTCTCCGCCAACTCGCTCAACGACAACCGGGAGGTCGGCATGGTCGTCACCCAGCCCCTCGTGCGTGCGCAGGCAGAGGCATGGTTTTCCCATTATTGGCAGAAGGCACAGCCGTTGTCGAGCGCATCCGGGACGTCCGACACCTGGACATCCGGAAGCGGGAAGTCCGCGAGCTCAGGCAGGACATATCCCTACTTGCCGCTCGGGATTTCCGAGTCGGAGGCGCGGGCGAAGTGGGGACCGCCGTCGTCCATCTCGTCCACCACGTACCACGGCAGGCCCGAGACCGTCTGGACGTATCCGAACGGCGCGCGGCTGTACTTCCAGGACGGCAAGCTGGTGCACGTCTCGCGATGA
- a CDS encoding carbohydrate ABC transporter permease — MAKAAEAVIAERIEERRFARSRVSLQLTGVAMMAPALLFLLAFVFVPMGYAVYLSLYQSTLYTPQPVFAGFANYAHLLAAPDFWQAASNTVWLAVGMMALSLPAALLLAVLLNQRIRGQAIFRTAIFGPYVIPLVSSGLIFSLLFSTDGGPVNLALQRLGLAPVNWLGQGRTALLSVLILTAWQFTGYYAIIFLAGLQSVPTSLMEACQVDGGGRWQVFRHVTLRALGPSLFFAVVICLIQTFQTFDQVYVMTGGGPDGATTTFAYYIFEKGFQAFNIGESSAASVILILVLACLSYLQMRLGRRWVVEES, encoded by the coding sequence GTGGCCAAGGCCGCCGAAGCCGTGATCGCAGAGCGCATCGAGGAGAGGCGCTTTGCGCGAAGCCGGGTGTCGCTTCAACTCACCGGCGTCGCGATGATGGCGCCCGCGCTTCTCTTTCTGCTCGCGTTTGTCTTTGTGCCGATGGGCTACGCGGTGTACCTGAGCCTCTACCAGTCGACGCTGTACACACCGCAACCGGTGTTCGCCGGATTTGCCAACTACGCGCACCTGCTCGCCGCGCCCGACTTTTGGCAGGCGGCGTCGAACACGGTGTGGCTGGCGGTCGGCATGATGGCGCTGTCGCTACCCGCCGCGCTCCTCCTCGCCGTGCTCCTGAACCAGCGCATCCGAGGGCAGGCGATATTCCGAACGGCCATCTTCGGCCCGTACGTGATCCCGCTCGTGAGCTCAGGCCTCATCTTTTCGCTGCTCTTCTCCACGGACGGAGGACCGGTGAATCTGGCCCTGCAGCGCCTCGGCCTGGCGCCGGTCAACTGGCTCGGCCAAGGGCGCACTGCGCTTCTGTCCGTGCTCATCCTCACCGCGTGGCAGTTCACCGGATATTACGCCATCATCTTCCTGGCTGGGTTGCAGAGCGTGCCGACGTCCCTGATGGAGGCGTGCCAGGTGGACGGCGGCGGGCGCTGGCAGGTGTTTCGGCACGTGACGCTGCGCGCGCTCGGGCCAAGCCTGTTTTTCGCCGTCGTCATCTGCCTCATCCAGACGTTCCAGACCTTCGATCAGGTGTACGTCATGACGGGAGGCGGTCCAGACGGCGCGACCACCACGTTTGCCTACTACATCTTCGAGAAAGGCTTTCAGGCGTTCAATATCGGGGAGTCTTCGGCGGCAAGCGTCATTCTGATCCTGGTGCTCGCGTGCCTCTCGTACCTGCAGATGCGCCTCGGCCGCCGATGGGTGGTGGAGGAATCGTGA
- a CDS encoding oxidoreductase, translated as MRVAWTADQIPNLKGKWAVITGSNSGIGWQAARWLAKRGARVTLAVRNRGRGEDAKARILAEVPSAEVDVRLLDLADLDSVRSFAEALVADGRPLDLLINNAGVMATSYGTTRQGYELQFGTNHLGHFALTLQLLPILAGTTGARVVTVSSMAHQMAKRLDLAYVRGSGRYRRFQSYAQSKLANLLFAYELDRRLKRRGLPLKSIACHPGFAATSLVENGMLKSSWAKPLARVVNRFAQPSEMGALPTLYAATHPDLEGGEYVGPDRGSRGYPVVMNSSPASRDLAAARELWSASLDMAGIPRDAWYALEDE; from the coding sequence AGATTCCGAATCTCAAGGGGAAGTGGGCCGTCATCACGGGATCGAATAGCGGCATCGGTTGGCAGGCGGCGCGTTGGCTGGCGAAGCGCGGCGCGCGGGTCACGCTTGCGGTCCGCAACCGCGGGCGCGGCGAAGACGCCAAGGCCCGCATCCTGGCGGAGGTGCCGAGCGCGGAGGTGGACGTGCGCCTGTTGGATCTGGCCGATCTCGACAGCGTTCGGTCGTTCGCGGAGGCGCTCGTGGCGGACGGCCGGCCGCTCGACCTGCTGATCAACAATGCGGGCGTGATGGCCACCTCATACGGCACCACGCGCCAGGGCTATGAGCTTCAGTTCGGTACCAATCACCTCGGCCACTTCGCGCTCACGCTTCAGTTGCTCCCGATTCTCGCCGGGACCACGGGCGCGCGCGTGGTGACCGTAAGCAGCATGGCGCATCAGATGGCGAAGCGCCTCGATCTCGCGTACGTGCGCGGGAGTGGGCGCTATAGGCGATTCCAGAGCTACGCGCAGAGCAAACTCGCGAATCTCCTCTTTGCCTACGAGCTTGACCGGCGCCTCAAGCGCCGCGGACTCCCCTTGAAGAGCATCGCGTGCCATCCCGGGTTTGCCGCAACGTCCCTCGTGGAAAACGGCATGCTGAAGAGTTCCTGGGCCAAGCCGCTGGCTCGGGTGGTGAACCGCTTTGCTCAGCCGAGCGAGATGGGCGCGCTTCCTACGCTGTACGCCGCTACGCATCCGGACCTCGAGGGCGGCGAGTACGTCGGTCCTGACCGGGGATCTCGGGGATATCCCGTCGTCATGAATTCGTCCCCGGCTTCTCGCGATCTCGCCGCAGCGCGCGAGCTTTGGAGCGCCTCGCTCGACATGGCCGGCATTCCGCGCGATGCCTGGTACGCGCTCGAGGACGAATGA
- a CDS encoding carbohydrate ABC transporter permease: MKANPLLKGVSYALLTIAALLCLAPVYWMIRTSLMPTSSLLSSALWPAHPAWSNFAAAWRAQPFLLYLWNSVFTNGAIVALQVVTSSLAAYALVFIPLRGKRWLFFAVLVAMMVPMQATFVPVYTMLSAVHLINTYGALILPYAGSAFGIFLMRQGFLTLPRDIVDAARVDGASEWWILTRIVLPNNKPTIVTLVLLNFVYHYNSLFWPLVATNSTNMRVVPVALSYFLTQDAGQTLQWNYAMAFDIFAIAPVVILFLIGQRYFVQGVAQTAVKG, translated from the coding sequence GTGAAGGCGAACCCCCTGCTGAAGGGCGTCTCGTACGCGCTGTTGACCATCGCGGCCTTGCTCTGCCTGGCGCCCGTGTACTGGATGATCCGCACGTCGCTCATGCCGACGAGCAGTCTCTTGTCCTCCGCGCTGTGGCCCGCGCACCCCGCGTGGAGCAACTTCGCCGCCGCGTGGCGCGCCCAGCCGTTCCTCCTCTACCTGTGGAACAGCGTGTTCACCAACGGCGCCATCGTCGCGCTGCAGGTCGTCACGTCTTCGCTCGCCGCGTACGCGCTCGTCTTCATCCCGCTCCGCGGCAAGCGCTGGCTGTTCTTCGCCGTGCTCGTGGCCATGATGGTGCCCATGCAGGCGACGTTCGTTCCCGTCTACACCATGCTGTCCGCGGTGCATCTCATCAACACCTACGGCGCGCTCATCCTGCCGTACGCCGGATCAGCCTTCGGTATCTTCCTCATGCGCCAAGGCTTTCTGACGCTGCCACGGGACATCGTCGACGCCGCGCGGGTGGACGGCGCGAGCGAGTGGTGGATTTTGACGCGCATCGTCCTGCCGAACAACAAGCCGACCATCGTGACGCTCGTGTTGCTGAACTTTGTCTACCACTACAACAGCCTGTTCTGGCCGCTCGTGGCCACCAACTCCACCAACATGCGCGTGGTGCCCGTGGCGCTGTCGTACTTCCTGACCCAGGACGCCGGCCAGACGTTGCAGTGGAACTACGCGATGGCGTTTGACATCTTCGCCATCGCGCCCGTCGTCATCCTGTTCCTCATCGGCCAGCGCTACTTCGTCCAGGGCGTGGCCCAGACGGCCGTGAAGGGATAA
- a CDS encoding NAD(P)/FAD-dependent oxidoreductase has protein sequence MAEHYDVIIVGAGPAGLYAAYELVEKAPKLKVLLIDKGVEARFRHCPIMEGRIDKCPPPNKIKTYASCWPACGVINGAGGAGSFSDGKFNITAEYGGYLTEYLPASEVLGLIEYVDAINLRHGAPDAVTDPSTPAVAAIERRAMAAGLKLLRARVRHIGTDKNLELIQSLFEHLGRHIDLRFRTFVEDIVVEGDRVGGVILRGGEMVRSRYVLLAPGRDGATWLSDLFRRHKLKMTNNQVDIGVRVETSNVVMQELNEHLYEAKFLFQSPATGLMVRTFCANPSGHVVIENHTGVMAANGHAYHDPALGSQNTNFALLVSHRFTEPFDKPNEFAKSICRHANELSNGSIILQKYGDLRKGRRSTPQRIREGFVEPTLKEAVPGDLGLVLPYKTMVALMEMMEALDKVAPGVASDHTLFYGVEAKFYAARAEVGPDLQTKIDGLYCAGDGPGISRGISQAASCGVHVARQIAKREA, from the coding sequence ATGGCTGAGCACTACGACGTGATCATCGTGGGCGCGGGGCCCGCCGGACTCTACGCCGCCTACGAGTTGGTGGAGAAGGCGCCGAAGCTCAAGGTGCTGCTCATCGACAAGGGCGTGGAGGCGCGGTTTCGCCACTGCCCCATCATGGAGGGGCGGATCGACAAGTGCCCGCCGCCCAACAAGATCAAGACGTACGCGAGCTGCTGGCCCGCGTGCGGCGTCATCAACGGCGCGGGCGGCGCGGGGAGCTTTTCGGACGGCAAGTTCAACATTACCGCCGAATACGGCGGCTACCTGACGGAGTACCTGCCCGCGAGCGAGGTGCTCGGGCTCATCGAGTATGTGGACGCCATCAACCTTCGGCACGGGGCACCCGACGCCGTGACGGATCCGTCCACGCCCGCCGTGGCTGCCATCGAGCGGCGGGCCATGGCTGCCGGGCTCAAGTTGCTTCGCGCGCGAGTCCGCCACATCGGCACCGACAAGAACCTGGAGCTCATCCAGTCGCTGTTCGAGCACCTCGGCCGTCACATCGATCTCCGGTTTCGCACCTTCGTCGAGGACATTGTGGTGGAGGGCGATCGCGTCGGCGGCGTGATCCTGCGCGGGGGCGAGATGGTCCGAAGCCGGTACGTGCTGCTCGCGCCGGGGCGGGACGGGGCGACGTGGCTGTCCGACTTGTTCCGTCGCCACAAGCTCAAGATGACCAACAACCAGGTGGACATCGGCGTGCGCGTGGAGACGTCGAACGTGGTCATGCAGGAGTTGAACGAGCACCTGTACGAGGCCAAGTTCCTGTTCCAGTCGCCTGCGACCGGCCTCATGGTGCGGACGTTCTGCGCGAACCCGTCCGGCCACGTCGTGATTGAAAACCACACGGGCGTCATGGCGGCCAACGGCCACGCGTATCACGATCCGGCGCTGGGATCGCAGAACACGAACTTTGCGCTTCTCGTCAGCCATCGGTTCACCGAGCCGTTCGACAAGCCGAACGAGTTCGCCAAGAGCATCTGCCGGCACGCGAACGAGCTGTCGAACGGGTCCATCATCCTGCAGAAATACGGCGATCTGCGCAAGGGCCGCCGATCCACCCCTCAGCGCATTCGCGAAGGGTTTGTGGAGCCGACGCTCAAGGAGGCCGTACCGGGCGATCTCGGCCTGGTGCTGCCGTACAAGACGATGGTCGCGCTGATGGAGATGATGGAGGCGCTCGACAAGGTGGCGCCTGGCGTCGCGAGCGATCACACGCTGTTCTACGGCGTGGAGGCGAAGTTCTACGCTGCGCGCGCCGAGGTGGGGCCGGATCTGCAGACGAAGATCGACGGGTTGTACTGCGCGGGCGACGGTCCGGGCATCTCGCGCGGAATCTCGCAGGCGGCCTCGTGCGGCGTGCACGTGGCGCGGCAGATCGCAAAGCGCGAGGCGTGA
- a CDS encoding DUF4406 domain-containing protein has product MKRVYLSGPMTGLPHGNRPAFLEAAKALRARGLEVINPAEYGSPEDDWYAAMRRDIRMLMDADAVVTLPGWERSRGARLEVYVACQLNMPVYTLTACLRAAEEDLAKAPAIQLSLEL; this is encoded by the coding sequence GTGAAGCGCGTCTATCTGTCCGGTCCCATGACAGGGCTCCCGCACGGGAATCGTCCGGCGTTCCTGGAGGCAGCAAAGGCGCTCCGAGCGCGGGGCCTTGAGGTCATCAACCCGGCCGAGTATGGTTCGCCCGAAGACGATTGGTATGCCGCCATGCGCCGCGACATCCGCATGCTCATGGATGCGGACGCCGTCGTGACCCTTCCCGGATGGGAACGCTCGCGCGGCGCCCGACTGGAAGTGTACGTGGCATGCCAATTGAACATGCCCGTCTATACGCTTACCGCTTGTCTTCGCGCGGCGGAAGAGGACCTGGCGAAGGCGCCCGCCATCCAGCTTTCGCTCGAACTGTGA
- a CDS encoding glycerophosphodiester phosphodiesterase yields the protein MIRELLMRDDTLYIAHRGASAECPENTLPAFVRAAELGADMIELDVRLTGDGGVVVLHDPTVDRTTDGSGLIADMRLSDLRKLDAGSWFDARFRGTLIPTLDEVFATVPNMCLNIELKTSPVAHTRQLIRRVLGAIYRHNARDRVLLSSFDHAALAEIRRFDRDIALGVLFTGRLLEPIQLAERLGAQSLHPDIEHLDPLFVAEAKAHHLAVYAWTAKDEMAVNRALACRVSGIILDDLRLRQTVTKAVPSPTPPSA from the coding sequence ATGATCCGAGAACTCCTGATGCGCGACGACACGCTCTATATCGCCCACCGCGGCGCGTCCGCCGAGTGCCCGGAGAACACGCTGCCCGCCTTCGTGCGGGCGGCGGAGTTGGGCGCCGACATGATTGAGCTCGACGTCCGCCTGACGGGCGACGGCGGCGTCGTGGTCCTGCACGATCCGACGGTCGACCGGACGACCGACGGCAGCGGCCTGATAGCCGACATGCGGCTCTCAGATTTGCGCAAGCTCGACGCCGGATCGTGGTTTGACGCCCGCTTTCGCGGCACGCTCATCCCCACGCTCGACGAGGTGTTCGCGACCGTGCCGAACATGTGCCTGAACATCGAACTGAAGACGAGTCCCGTCGCGCACACCCGCCAGCTCATCCGCCGCGTGCTTGGCGCTATCTACCGCCACAACGCGCGGGATCGCGTCCTCCTCTCCTCCTTCGATCACGCCGCGCTGGCCGAAATCCGCCGCTTCGACCGCGACATCGCCCTCGGCGTGCTCTTTACCGGGCGCCTGCTCGAGCCCATTCAGCTCGCGGAGCGCCTCGGCGCGCAGAGCCTCCACCCCGACATCGAACACCTGGATCCGCTGTTTGTGGCCGAGGCCAAAGCCCACCACCTCGCCGTGTACGCGTGGACCGCGAAGGACGAGATGGCCGTGAACCGGGCGCTTGCGTGCCGGGTGTCTGGCATCATTCTGGACGATCTCCGGCTGAGGCAAACCGTCACCAAGGCTGTCCCGTCGCCCACGCCGCCCTCCGCGTGA
- a CDS encoding ABC transporter substrate-binding protein encodes MKRDRLWKSGALLALGLVATGCGTAANGGGQTATSASQAAASSQPVTITFWYGVGTTLSQDIQQMVQQFNKTHPGIKVVATYQGSYSGGGEEQQKLLAAIKAGDPPTIAQIEVHAMPVFAASGQLLDLTNLMQSSSIDKPSNFLPGILVSTQYQGRYYGVPFNRSVPVLYYNKTLFAKAHIASPPSNWTELAADAKKLTSGAGSNKIYGFEPLVDWWPWEYAVESGGGSILSADLKRATFDQPPALSILETEQSLVKQGYAKVETGPNYWDLMTQDFINGQVAMDIDSIGSAGKVTKGVGDKFQWGTALLPRSKTLAVPPGGGDLAIFKDATPAQQKAAWTFIQWWTSPKQSVQWSTETGYLPVQKADLKDPVYQAYLKQHPQYRTAIEELQYEHPSPASPAYLAVLQPVQQALQGIFDEGKPVAATMHQAAEAADQNLG; translated from the coding sequence ATGAAGCGAGATCGACTGTGGAAATCCGGCGCGCTCCTGGCGCTCGGACTCGTGGCAACGGGGTGCGGCACCGCCGCAAACGGCGGCGGGCAGACAGCGACGAGTGCCAGCCAGGCAGCGGCATCCAGTCAGCCCGTGACCATCACCTTCTGGTACGGCGTCGGCACGACGCTCAGCCAAGACATTCAGCAGATGGTGCAGCAGTTCAACAAGACCCACCCCGGCATCAAGGTCGTGGCCACGTACCAGGGCAGCTACTCCGGCGGCGGCGAGGAACAGCAGAAGCTGCTCGCGGCCATCAAGGCGGGCGATCCGCCCACCATCGCGCAGATTGAAGTGCACGCGATGCCGGTGTTCGCGGCGAGCGGGCAATTGCTCGATCTCACCAACCTAATGCAGTCGTCGAGCATCGACAAGCCGTCCAACTTCCTGCCGGGTATCCTCGTCTCGACGCAGTACCAGGGCCGGTACTATGGGGTGCCGTTCAATCGGAGCGTTCCGGTGCTCTACTACAACAAGACGCTCTTCGCGAAGGCGCACATCGCCTCGCCGCCTTCCAACTGGACCGAACTCGCGGCGGACGCGAAGAAGCTCACGAGCGGGGCCGGATCGAACAAAATCTACGGCTTCGAGCCGCTCGTCGACTGGTGGCCGTGGGAGTACGCGGTGGAGTCCGGCGGCGGCTCCATTCTGTCGGCCGATTTGAAGCGCGCCACGTTCGACCAGCCGCCCGCGCTCTCCATCCTGGAGACGGAGCAGTCGCTCGTGAAGCAGGGCTACGCGAAGGTGGAGACGGGGCCGAACTACTGGGACCTCATGACGCAGGACTTCATCAACGGCCAGGTGGCCATGGACATCGACTCCATCGGCAGCGCGGGCAAGGTGACCAAGGGCGTGGGCGACAAGTTCCAGTGGGGCACCGCGCTCCTGCCGCGCAGCAAGACGCTCGCGGTCCCGCCGGGCGGTGGCGATCTCGCCATCTTCAAGGACGCCACACCTGCGCAGCAGAAAGCCGCGTGGACGTTCATTCAGTGGTGGACCTCGCCCAAGCAGTCGGTCCAATGGTCCACCGAGACCGGCTACCTGCCTGTGCAAAAGGCGGACTTGAAGGATCCCGTCTACCAGGCATATCTGAAGCAGCACCCGCAGTACCGGACCGCCATCGAGGAGCTTCAGTACGAGCATCCTTCGCCGGCGTCCCCCGCGTACCTGGCCGTGTTGCAGCCGGTGCAACAGGCGCTGCAAGGCATCTTCGACGAGGGTAAGCCCGTCGCAGCCACCATGCATCAGGCCGCAGAAGCCGCCGATCAAAATCTCGGATGA